The proteins below are encoded in one region of Triticum aestivum cultivar Chinese Spring chromosome 1B, IWGSC CS RefSeq v2.1, whole genome shotgun sequence:
- the LOC123139473 gene encoding probable E3 ubiquitin ligase SUD1, translating to MAAGASPPETALPAADGPGDEDGEEEAQCRICRLPAEAGRPLRHPCACRGSIRFVHDDCQLRWLATRQRPRCELCNNDISIRPVYAADAPVRLPVSEFMAGFSHKLMDLLLLLICLVPALVMYLITLGAWLFALARSFAQVHYLLSLRPSVASIVAQTAVFILRLPGIILRGVVGSIPSVASIVAQSAVFILRLPGIFLRGVVRSIPAANFCLNLLSAKILHPVFFGWALDICTSEMFGATMSQRFKLMLASSFASTVLHWYFGCMFWHLGLRFFRLIDKVLRPGIAIPFVHYEAHEPFYKFYLKKLHILFVGIISMVLVIVVPIQIGGLLVPELFPFHITYFNCGAKGISFWQVPRNYVDSVSHALLLTFLIDNTKTLVYLEWLVKKVTRYSFVTTGHALGLSDSLSIWPVGASGHDDIGSSVAPEDQYDRISEAKDGRRSVAVATILSLMLAWLTIVIFNLAVLIFPISIGHAITRLPLAGGLKSDDMLALAIGFGTISTVIAASRDSFAYMTSGRTHLLVLNRYLVVFLWLVIAPFLTGLLVDLSLISPFTGLDDDVPVVGLSYYWSLGCLSLKIWGKQARRTRARCLRAYFIDERWGPKLNQAKADWDSGITPMWWFLQDVCVPIVTKLIAALGVPYVLAKGVFPRFGYSIAMNSSVYRFVWLGSLGFYLAKALCAKLHDSIRDARYVVGQRLEDVADGS from the exons ATGGCCGCCGGCGCCTCTCCGCCGGAGACGGCGCTCCCCGCGGCGGACGGCCCCGGAGAcgaagacggggaggaggaggcgcaaTGCCGCATCTGCCGCCTCCCGGCCGAGGCGGGCCGCCCCCTGCGCCACCCCTGCGCCTGCCGCGGCAGCATCAGGTTCGTCCACGACGACTGCCAGCTCCGCTGGCTCGCCACCCGCCAGCGACCCCGATGCGAG CTGTGCAACAACGACATCTCCATCCGACCTGTGTACGCTGCAGACGCCCCTGTGAGGCTGCCTGTTTCTGAGTTCATGGCGGGTTTCTCCCACAAACTCATGGATCTGTTGCTCCTCCTTATCTGCCTCGTCCCAGCACTTGTCATGTACCTCATCACCCTCGGGGCATGGCTCTTCGCACTTGCCAGGTCCTTTGCTCAAGTGCACTATCTGCTGTCCCTCCGCCCCTCTGTCGCCTCGATTGTTGCTCAAACTGCAGTTTTCATTTTAAGGCTGCCTGGTATAATTCTCAGAGGGGTCGTAGGTTCTATCCCCTCTGTCGCCTCGATTGTTGCTCAAAGCGCAGTATTTATTTTAAGGCTGCCTGGTATATTTCTCAGAGGGGTCGTACGCTCTATTCCTGCTGCCAATTTCTGTCTTAATCTGCTGAGCGCAAAAATATTACACCCAGTGTTCTTTGGCTGGGCGCTTGATATCTGCACTTCAGAAATGTTTGGTGCAACAATGTCTCAGAGGTTCAAGCTTATGCTTGCTTCATCTTTTGCTTCAACTGTTCTTCATTGGTATTTTGGATGCATGTTTTGGCACCTCGGCCTTAGATTCTTCAGACTTATTGATAAG GTACTGAGGCCAGGAATTGCCATTCCCTTTGTCCACTATGAAGCTCACGAACCATTCTACAAATTTTATCTCAAGAAGCTTCATATTCTTTTTGTTGGAATTATCTCTATGGTTTTGGTCATTGTTGTTCCTATTCAAATTGGCGGGCTATTGGTGCCGGAGTTGTTCCCATTTCATATCAC CTACTTCAATTGTGGTGCAAAGGGCATATCATTTTGGCAAGTGCCACGAAACTATGTCGATTCGGTTTCTCATGCTCTTCTTCTGACGTTTCTCATTGATAACACTAAGACACTTGTATACCTTGAGTGGTTAGTGAAGAAGGTAACCCGGTATTCCTTTGTCACTACTGGACATGCTCTAGGCTTGTCAGATTCGTTGAGTATCTGGCCCGTTGGTGCATCTGGACATGATGATATTGGGAGTAGTGTCGCACCAGAAGACCAGTATGATAGGATCAGTGAAGCTAAGGATGGAAG GAGATCAGTTGCAGTTGCTACAATCCTAAGTCTGATGCTTGCATGGTTGACTATTGTGATATTCAATTTGGCTGTGCTCATTTTTCCAATCTCAATTGGGCATGCCATCACTCGGCTGCCACTAGCAGGTGGACTGAAATCCGATG ACATGCTTGCTTTGGCTATTGGATTTGGCACCATATCAACTGTCATTGCCGCCTCTAGAGATTCATTTGCCTACATGACTTCTGGGAGAACACACCTTCTAGTCCTGAATCGCTATCTGGTTGTGTTCTTATGG CTTGTCATCGCTCCTTTCCTGACCGGGCTGCTGGTTGATCTATCACTAATATCACCATTCACTGGGCTTGATGATGACGTTCCAGTTGTAGGCCTTTCCTACTATTGGAGCCTGGGGTGTCTATCTCTGAAAATCTGGGGGAAGCAG GCTCGTCGGACAAGGGCCAGATGCTTGCGAGCCTATTTCATCGACGAAAGGTGGGGCCCAAAGCTTAATCAGGCAAAGGCAGATTGGGATTCAGGGATCACACCAATGTGGTGGTTCTTGCAAGATGTGTGCGTGCCTATCGTCACGAAGCTAATCGCTGCTCTGGGTGTTCCCTATGTGCTTGCCAAGGGGGTCTTCCCGAGATTCGGGTACTCCATCGCCATGAACTCGTCGGTGTACCGTTTCGTGTGGCTGGGCAGCCTCGGCTTCTATCTTGCCAAAGCGTTGTGCGCCAAACTCCATGATTCTATCAGGGATGCCCGTTATGTCGTTGGGCAGAGGCTGGAAGATGTCGCCGACGGTAGCTGA